From the genome of Cellvibrio japonicus Ueda107, one region includes:
- a CDS encoding PEP-CTERM sorting domain-containing protein, whose product MKSLFKTLLASSALAAATASAAPVISISFDPNAEADFLALLNGPTVVENFDSLGGSPVYGVDDHHSWESKSVSYVTNVGTFTLVEAGQTTDGNVHNDELMIESADTGEDGREILSNYAGDLWLDSNDAKKVEWSLSAPLSGYFNAFGFYLADPSDVSANLTLTFADGSSSVSATTFYKLPNASLGYVTVISDKNIVGATLTFLNTTKNDGWGIDDVTVGNVPEPGTLLLMGLGLLGLGAARRRLAA is encoded by the coding sequence ATGAAATCTTTATTTAAGACCTTGCTTGCAAGCAGCGCCCTGGCGGCAGCTACAGCAAGCGCAGCACCTGTAATTAGCATCAGCTTTGACCCCAATGCAGAAGCCGATTTCCTGGCCCTGCTCAACGGCCCGACAGTTGTTGAAAACTTCGACAGCCTTGGCGGCAGCCCAGTCTATGGCGTGGACGATCATCACTCCTGGGAAAGCAAAAGCGTCAGCTACGTCACCAATGTAGGTACCTTTACTCTGGTAGAAGCTGGACAGACTACGGATGGCAACGTTCACAATGATGAACTGATGATTGAAAGTGCCGATACCGGTGAAGATGGCCGTGAAATCCTCTCCAATTATGCTGGTGACCTGTGGCTCGACAGCAATGATGCCAAAAAAGTTGAATGGAGCCTGAGCGCACCACTGTCCGGTTATTTCAACGCTTTCGGTTTCTATCTTGCCGACCCATCCGATGTCAGCGCCAACCTGACACTGACGTTTGCCGATGGCAGCTCCAGCGTTAGCGCCACCACCTTTTACAAACTTCCCAATGCCAGCCTGGGTTATGTCACCGTTATCAGTGACAAAAACATCGTTGGCGCAACCCTGACCTTCCTCAATACCACCAAGAATGATGGCTGGGGTATTGATGATGTGACTGTTGGTAATGTGCCAGAGCCAGGTACCCTGTTGTTGATGGGCCTGGGCCTGTTGGGCTTGGGAGCTGCCCGCCGTCGTTTAGCTGCGTAA
- the prsR gene encoding PEP-CTERM-box response regulator transcription factor — protein sequence MSKSTSKPKLLIIEDDRGLQSQLRWHFDQYETIFAENRQDAISALRLHEAPVVIQDLGLPPDEDGVDEGFKCIQDILRISPNTKIIVMTGKTDKENALRAVAMGAYDFYQKPVDPNTLDLIVQRAFHIFELEDNNRRLSQIQQQPLEGLITNDPQLLKICRQLEKIAPTTVTCTLLGESGTGKEVIARAIHQLSPRKSKRFVAINCAAVPENLIESELFGYEKGAFTGANKTTLGKVETAHEGTLFLDEIGDMPLNLQAKLLRFLQERVIERVGGRTEIPVDVRVVCATNKNLESMVRAGSFREDLFYRICEMTINIPPLRNRMGDKVLLARHFKLKFAKEHGQHVTGFTPDAIAAIESYDWPGNIREMENKVKRAVIMADGKHISREDMGLAEAGELSLNLRHVRQEAERTAILRALSMTDNNISAAAKLLGVTRPTLYDLLKKFDMNLSTVNNNDSEPETIS from the coding sequence ATGAGCAAGTCAACCAGCAAACCCAAATTACTGATTATCGAAGATGACCGCGGCCTGCAAAGCCAACTGCGATGGCACTTTGACCAGTACGAAACCATCTTTGCAGAAAACCGCCAGGATGCGATCAGCGCATTGCGCCTGCACGAAGCGCCAGTCGTTATTCAGGATCTAGGATTACCACCCGATGAAGATGGTGTCGATGAAGGCTTTAAATGTATTCAGGATATTTTGCGTATATCCCCCAATACCAAAATCATTGTGATGACGGGTAAAACCGACAAGGAAAATGCGCTGCGTGCAGTCGCTATGGGCGCCTACGATTTTTACCAAAAGCCGGTCGACCCCAATACACTTGACCTGATCGTGCAGCGCGCCTTCCATATTTTTGAATTGGAAGATAACAACCGTCGCCTGTCACAAATCCAGCAACAGCCACTTGAAGGCTTGATCACCAATGATCCGCAGCTTCTAAAAATCTGCCGCCAACTGGAGAAGATCGCCCCCACCACCGTGACCTGCACACTACTCGGGGAAAGCGGTACCGGCAAGGAGGTGATCGCGCGCGCGATCCACCAATTGAGCCCGCGCAAGAGCAAGCGTTTTGTAGCCATTAACTGCGCCGCCGTACCGGAAAACCTGATTGAAAGCGAACTGTTCGGCTATGAAAAAGGAGCCTTCACCGGAGCGAACAAAACGACACTCGGCAAGGTAGAAACCGCGCACGAAGGTACGTTGTTCCTCGATGAAATCGGCGATATGCCACTTAACCTGCAAGCCAAGCTGTTGCGCTTCCTGCAGGAGCGCGTTATTGAACGGGTGGGAGGGCGCACAGAAATTCCCGTGGATGTACGCGTCGTCTGTGCGACCAACAAAAATCTCGAATCCATGGTCCGGGCAGGCAGTTTCCGTGAAGATCTTTTCTATCGCATCTGCGAAATGACCATCAATATCCCCCCGCTGCGCAATCGCATGGGAGACAAGGTGCTGCTGGCCCGCCACTTCAAACTCAAGTTTGCCAAAGAACATGGCCAGCACGTCACGGGTTTCACACCCGATGCCATAGCCGCCATTGAAAGCTATGATTGGCCGGGCAATATTCGCGAAATGGAAAATAAAGTAAAGCGTGCCGTCATCATGGCAGATGGCAAGCACATCTCCCGTGAAGATATGGGGCTGGCAGAAGCCGGTGAGCTCTCCCTGAACCTGCGCCATGTGCGCCAGGAAGCTGAGCGAACCGCGATACTGCGCGCCCTCAGCATGACGGACAACAATATCTCCGCCGCCGCCAAATTGCTCGGTGTAACTCGCCCAACACTCTACGACTTGCTCAAAAAATTCGATATGAACCTGAGCACGGTCAACAACAATGACAGCGAACCCGAGACAATCAGCTAA
- the prsK gene encoding XrtA/PEP-CTERM system histidine kinase PrsK, with protein sequence MEYNSVSFAAYLSAAIVAGLLTLTYAFQLLKRQKTWIFTSAALVHTLHLAALALSFSSNPLPVYLVALAEFLHFNVWVFCIAFTIKRDANRKQLPTSLQLLFTSGIPITALGMALLLIAGLDYGYLYIWFSLGLAVISLVSVEQLYRYSAENDRQIKLLCMNLGAIFLYDIYLFTQALIFAGLDPQLWQSRAAVSIATCLFMALGGLLLLQRNERPANFNLSRPIAFYTTSLVAVGILITVLSLGGYYVRLYGGNWGTVFYTLLLAGAVLSITTVFISSRIRMRLSVLINKHLFRYKYDYRNEWLRLINYLAQPAEAGEVNQRAFQAVASVTRAPSGAIWLKKQGFYEPVYRANLPSFVELQEEPVNSPFCQAFLDSEWVFIPDSGDNEALSQHNELLPQWAHNIPDLWLLFPLIVGEELVGFIALTKPPGDEALTWEDLDLLKTMGRQIASYLKRHQQAEQLAEGKQFDTYNKLVAFIIHDLNNLIAQQALVVRNAEKHKGNPAFIEDAISTISNSVDRMNNLLKKLRRDESDLVKRLSILEVVQQAINECQRNSPKLTSDLEFTKRTINADQVRLVMTITNFIKNAQEATPDNGRVHVTLQHQSDWAIITIEDSGSGMDWDFIHNRLFKPFETTKSGKGMGIGVYLSREYISELSGTLNVVSAPGEGTTITISLPLNKDSISA encoded by the coding sequence ATGGAATATAACAGCGTCAGTTTTGCGGCATACCTGAGCGCCGCCATCGTAGCCGGCCTCCTGACCCTCACCTACGCCTTCCAATTGCTGAAACGACAAAAAACCTGGATTTTCACCAGTGCAGCCCTTGTCCATACCCTTCACCTGGCAGCCCTGGCCCTGTCATTCTCATCCAATCCTCTCCCGGTATATCTGGTAGCCCTGGCCGAGTTTCTTCATTTTAATGTCTGGGTCTTCTGTATTGCCTTTACCATCAAGCGCGATGCCAATCGCAAACAGTTGCCTACCAGCCTTCAGCTACTGTTTACCAGCGGCATCCCTATTACCGCGCTGGGGATGGCGCTATTGCTGATTGCCGGACTGGATTATGGCTATCTCTATATCTGGTTCTCACTGGGCCTGGCGGTGATCAGCCTGGTCAGTGTTGAACAACTCTATCGCTACTCCGCCGAGAACGATCGCCAGATCAAGTTATTGTGTATGAACCTGGGGGCGATTTTTCTGTATGACATCTATCTCTTTACCCAAGCGCTGATTTTTGCCGGACTGGACCCACAACTGTGGCAATCGCGGGCAGCGGTTTCTATTGCCACCTGCCTGTTTATGGCCCTGGGTGGACTCTTATTGCTACAGCGCAATGAGCGGCCCGCCAATTTCAATCTCTCCCGTCCCATTGCCTTTTACACCACCTCCCTGGTCGCGGTAGGCATCCTGATTACGGTGCTCTCCCTCGGCGGCTATTACGTTCGCCTTTATGGCGGCAACTGGGGGACAGTGTTCTACACCCTATTGCTGGCGGGTGCTGTGCTGTCGATTACCACCGTGTTTATCTCCAGCCGCATCCGCATGCGTTTATCGGTGCTGATCAACAAACATTTATTTCGCTACAAGTATGACTACCGCAACGAATGGTTGCGCCTGATCAACTATCTGGCGCAACCGGCCGAGGCTGGCGAGGTTAACCAGCGTGCGTTCCAGGCTGTTGCCTCAGTGACGCGCGCGCCCAGTGGCGCCATCTGGTTAAAGAAGCAGGGGTTTTACGAGCCTGTATACCGGGCTAACCTGCCCAGCTTTGTCGAATTGCAGGAAGAGCCTGTCAATAGCCCCTTCTGCCAGGCATTTCTGGACTCCGAATGGGTATTTATTCCCGACAGCGGCGATAACGAAGCGCTTAGTCAACACAACGAATTATTACCCCAATGGGCACACAATATTCCCGACCTGTGGCTGCTGTTTCCGTTAATCGTGGGAGAGGAGTTGGTGGGCTTTATCGCCCTGACCAAACCACCCGGTGATGAGGCCCTGACCTGGGAGGACCTCGACCTGCTCAAAACCATGGGGCGCCAGATTGCCAGCTATCTCAAACGCCATCAGCAAGCGGAGCAACTGGCGGAAGGGAAACAGTTCGATACCTACAATAAACTGGTGGCCTTTATTATTCATGACCTCAACAACCTGATCGCACAACAGGCCCTGGTGGTGCGCAATGCTGAAAAACATAAAGGTAATCCCGCCTTTATTGAGGACGCCATTTCCACCATCAGCAACTCTGTGGATCGAATGAATAACTTGCTGAAGAAACTGCGCCGCGATGAATCCGACCTGGTAAAGCGCCTTTCCATTCTGGAGGTTGTGCAGCAGGCTATTAATGAGTGCCAACGCAATAGCCCAAAGCTCACCAGCGACCTGGAATTTACCAAACGCACGATCAATGCCGACCAGGTTCGACTTGTGATGACCATCACCAACTTCATTAAAAATGCCCAGGAAGCCACACCGGATAATGGTCGTGTTCATGTTACACTGCAGCACCAAAGCGACTGGGCCATCATCACCATCGAGGACTCTGGCTCAGGAATGGATTGGGATTTTATCCATAACCGCTTGTTTAAACCTTTCGAAACCACCAAATCCGGCAAAGGTATGGGCATAGGTGTCTACCTCTCGCGCGAGTACATCAGCGAATTGAGCGGCACGCTCAATGTTGTCAGTGCACCTGGCGAAGGCACCACAATTACAATTAGCCTGCCACTCAACAAGGACTCGATCAGCGCATGA
- a CDS encoding c-type cytochrome, which produces MKKMFRVLLVTGLMAAPGLASSQDDAAADIKARLAPVGSTCMSGDECAAAPVAVVSGPKSGKDVYAGFCTTCHGAGVMGAPKSGSAADWAPRIAKGMDTLYTHALHGFNAMPAKGLCNACSDDEVKSAVDYMVEAAK; this is translated from the coding sequence ATGAAGAAGATGTTTCGTGTTCTGTTGGTAACTGGTTTGATGGCCGCTCCCGGCCTGGCCAGTAGCCAGGATGATGCCGCCGCCGATATCAAGGCGCGCCTGGCGCCTGTGGGCAGCACCTGTATGTCGGGTGATGAATGTGCCGCCGCTCCGGTTGCGGTAGTCTCCGGTCCCAAGTCTGGTAAGGACGTTTATGCCGGTTTTTGTACAACCTGCCACGGTGCCGGTGTGATGGGCGCGCCCAAGTCAGGATCGGCTGCAGACTGGGCACCGCGTATCGCCAAGGGCATGGATACCCTCTATACCCATGCGCTCCATGGTTTTAATGCCATGCCTGCCAAAGGCTTGTGCAATGCCTGCTCTGATGACGAAGTCAAAAGCGCCGTGGATTATATGGTGGAGGCGGCCAAATAA
- a CDS encoding glycosyltransferase family 2 protein, translating into MQDLINSRNMQTQPLVSVVIATYNMGQYLAQAVESILNQTWKNLEVIVVDDGSTDDTEQVMQAYQANTRVYYLKTINQGQPKAKNTGINNTKGDYIAFCDADDFWEPFKLEVQLPLFNNPAVGVVYSEVSNIDEQNRRYVRPANEVRHSGQVTNQLMIENFVPFGTSVIRRACIERNGVFDEEFRMGIDWDLWLRYSLDWEFAYTPERTYVYRVWSGQMSTNYRGRYDFAIRILNKFVTKHKPQLNPRYVRKAWADMYISKGVVYARNEKRFWMPLQHILHGVLLDPFTTYGWKSLIKLCLGRC; encoded by the coding sequence ATGCAAGATTTAATTAATTCTCGCAACATGCAAACACAACCATTAGTCAGTGTCGTCATTGCTACCTATAACATGGGCCAATACCTTGCCCAGGCGGTAGAGTCCATTCTTAACCAAACCTGGAAAAACCTTGAGGTCATTGTCGTCGATGACGGCTCTACCGATGATACAGAGCAGGTCATGCAGGCCTATCAGGCCAATACCAGAGTCTACTACCTGAAAACGATTAACCAGGGACAACCCAAAGCGAAGAACACCGGCATTAACAATACCAAGGGAGACTACATCGCTTTTTGTGACGCAGATGACTTCTGGGAGCCCTTTAAGCTCGAAGTACAACTTCCTTTATTTAACAATCCTGCCGTCGGTGTGGTTTATAGCGAAGTGAGTAATATTGACGAGCAAAATCGACGTTATGTTCGCCCAGCCAACGAAGTTCGCCATTCCGGCCAGGTTACCAACCAACTCATGATTGAAAACTTTGTCCCCTTTGGCACATCGGTTATTCGGCGTGCGTGTATTGAGCGCAATGGCGTGTTCGACGAAGAGTTCAGGATGGGCATCGACTGGGACCTGTGGTTGCGCTACTCACTGGACTGGGAGTTTGCCTATACACCGGAGCGAACTTATGTGTACCGGGTATGGTCAGGGCAGATGTCGACCAACTATCGCGGCCGTTATGATTTTGCCATTCGCATCTTAAATAAATTTGTAACAAAGCATAAACCTCAACTGAATCCACGCTACGTCAGAAAAGCCTGGGCGGATATGTATATCAGTAAAGGCGTTGTTTACGCGCGCAATGAAAAACGCTTTTGGATGCCATTGCAACATATCCTCCATGGGGTATTACTCGATCCATTTACAACCTATGGCTGGAAATCGCTGATCAAACTTTGCCTGGGACGGTGCTAA
- a CDS encoding glycosyltransferase family 2 protein: MDIIFWISTLLIFYIYIGYPLLLRYLPRKPLALEDLSQPLPRVSVLIPAFNEAKCIVDTIHNKLNQDYPAELIEIIVISDESEDDTDNLVNTIATQDPRVHLIRQMPRQGKTSGLNLAIPQARGDIIVFSDANSHYHPQALRELVNCFNDPEVGYATGKMVYVNADGSLIGDGCSAYMKYENHMRRLETQVGSIVGVDGGIDAIRKSLYQPMNADQLPDFVLPLKVVTQGKRVIFCESALLNEESLSSAQSEFRMRVRVSLRAYWAMWDMKHLFDPFRYGIFTLQLTSHKLLRYLAFIPLSAVFISNGFITGHGSFYQLTFLIQILFYGAAAFVSLNDGTKNRWLGLTHYFCLINIASTMAFLKFIKGEKIVLWKPRVG; encoded by the coding sequence GTGGATATCATCTTTTGGATTAGTACTCTGCTGATTTTTTATATTTACATTGGCTACCCCCTCTTACTGCGTTACTTACCACGCAAACCGCTCGCCCTAGAAGATCTCTCGCAACCACTCCCCAGGGTCAGCGTTTTAATCCCTGCGTTTAACGAAGCCAAATGTATTGTCGACACTATCCATAACAAATTAAATCAGGATTATCCGGCAGAGCTGATAGAAATTATTGTCATCTCTGACGAATCGGAAGACGATACCGATAATCTGGTTAACACCATTGCAACACAGGACCCACGCGTACATCTGATTCGCCAAATGCCCCGCCAGGGAAAAACATCCGGATTGAACTTGGCAATACCCCAAGCACGTGGGGATATCATTGTATTTTCCGATGCAAACAGCCACTACCATCCCCAGGCACTGCGGGAATTGGTGAACTGCTTTAATGATCCTGAGGTTGGCTATGCCACCGGAAAAATGGTGTATGTCAATGCCGATGGCAGCTTGATTGGTGACGGATGTAGCGCTTACATGAAATATGAAAACCACATGCGCCGCCTGGAAACCCAGGTCGGTTCTATTGTTGGAGTAGACGGTGGAATAGATGCCATCCGCAAATCGCTCTACCAACCGATGAATGCTGATCAACTACCCGATTTTGTATTACCACTAAAAGTGGTCACCCAGGGAAAGCGCGTTATCTTTTGCGAGAGCGCCCTGCTTAACGAAGAAAGCCTGAGCAGTGCCCAATCTGAATTCCGCATGAGGGTACGTGTTTCCTTGCGTGCTTATTGGGCCATGTGGGATATGAAACACCTGTTCGATCCTTTTCGCTATGGTATTTTTACGCTGCAGCTTACCAGCCATAAATTACTGCGCTACCTGGCATTTATACCGCTATCTGCAGTCTTTATAAGCAACGGCTTTATCACCGGCCATGGTAGTTTTTATCAACTCACTTTTTTAATACAAATCCTTTTTTATGGTGCAGCTGCATTTGTCTCACTCAATGACGGCACTAAAAACCGCTGGCTGGGGTTAACCCATTACTTCTGCCTTATCAATATCGCCTCTACCATGGCATTCCTGAAATTTATCAAAGGTGAAAAAATTGTTTTATGGAAACCCAGGGTGGGCTAA
- a CDS encoding exosortase/archaeosortase family protein: MEDPRHSHVNPFKITGAQLIPLVLILLVGFAFFPSLTLLYGRWTQWDEGMSHGLMIVGFFIFSLIKSSPWPIHPQSGLITFLSWILLALTSLLWFLADVANIHLLGQLALIPAFILVITIRYGWRTAYAHKWLLLLPIFAIPVWDLLNNSLVNLSSLVVGKWVQLINMPAVIDGNSIFIPFGHILIADGCSGIRYFVISLALGYIVSYLNHYSWRNLLITLVIAAFLGLLANWLRIFILVVVGYETQMQSALMSDHEYFGWALFALIGFPAIYFAPVVKKQTTHEYLPPSTTPRPILMLSIIAGLAIGPLLNAILNEPPVYAPLKDLLSSKANPIPVSHMPLLLTLPTPAHSEHVRIDETYLQIDQYQRAAKQDKLVPYIARLYNNQEWTLEERQTISLGAIQAQLQQYRHKSSGRYVLQLQWFALAGTTTDSLVVAKLLQIPAQLRQQNQFQIFSLQTRCVTSNCETERTSLLSVANSLQDLLIR; the protein is encoded by the coding sequence ATGGAAGACCCCCGACACTCACACGTCAATCCCTTCAAAATAACGGGAGCCCAGCTCATACCACTGGTATTGATCCTGTTGGTGGGCTTTGCTTTTTTTCCCAGTCTAACCCTGCTTTATGGACGCTGGACACAATGGGACGAAGGTATGTCCCACGGCTTGATGATTGTGGGCTTTTTTATTTTCTCGCTTATTAAAAGCAGCCCCTGGCCTATACACCCGCAATCCGGACTTATCACTTTTCTGAGCTGGATTTTACTCGCGCTTACCTCACTGCTCTGGTTTCTGGCCGATGTTGCCAATATTCACCTACTAGGCCAACTTGCCCTAATACCTGCATTTATTCTTGTCATCACTATCCGTTATGGCTGGCGTACTGCCTACGCACATAAATGGCTCTTGCTTCTCCCGATCTTTGCTATTCCAGTATGGGATCTACTTAACAACAGCCTGGTCAATCTCAGCAGCCTGGTTGTGGGCAAATGGGTACAGCTAATCAATATGCCTGCGGTAATAGATGGCAACAGTATCTTCATTCCCTTCGGCCATATTCTGATAGCAGATGGTTGCTCTGGAATTCGCTACTTTGTCATTTCACTGGCCCTGGGCTATATCGTCAGCTATCTCAATCACTACTCATGGCGCAACCTCTTGATAACCCTGGTGATTGCAGCCTTCCTTGGTTTACTCGCTAATTGGCTACGCATTTTTATCCTGGTGGTAGTCGGTTACGAAACACAGATGCAAAGCGCCTTAATGAGCGATCATGAATATTTTGGCTGGGCACTGTTTGCCCTGATTGGCTTTCCTGCCATCTATTTTGCCCCTGTCGTTAAAAAGCAAACAACTCACGAATATCTGCCCCCATCGACGACGCCCAGGCCGATACTGATGTTGTCCATTATTGCCGGGCTGGCCATAGGGCCATTATTGAATGCAATATTGAATGAACCTCCTGTTTATGCACCGCTTAAAGATTTGCTCTCCTCAAAAGCCAACCCGATTCCTGTAAGCCACATGCCATTGCTGCTGACACTCCCCACGCCTGCTCATAGTGAGCATGTCCGTATTGACGAAACCTACCTACAAATTGACCAATACCAGCGCGCTGCCAAGCAGGATAAGCTGGTCCCCTATATTGCTCGCCTTTACAACAACCAGGAGTGGACACTGGAAGAAAGGCAAACCATTAGCCTGGGAGCCATTCAAGCGCAATTACAGCAATACCGCCATAAAAGCTCAGGGCGATACGTACTACAATTGCAGTGGTTTGCCTTGGCCGGCACCACAACTGACAGCCTGGTAGTGGCTAAACTGCTACAAATTCCTGCGCAACTACGTCAGCAGAACCAATTCCAGATTTTCAGCCTACAAACCCGCTGTGTAACCAGTAACTGCGAAACAGAACGGACATCCCTGTTGTCTGTAGCCAACTCATTACAAGATCTTTTAATTCGGTAA
- a CDS encoding polysaccharide deacetylase family protein, producing MNSTKRVLLESIEKLGGFRLMQWRYKNKPQILMYHRVIDMPSVRGMTPALFERQLIYLRNHFRIVPMQTLVAELKTGNIQPYTLALTFDDGHFDFYAHAWPLLRKYKLPATLYITTGFVDGTHWLWPDLIKYLLTTHTLVGEGRDSIELQPLGQLSTSPTNIDETWNKIGDYCLTLPVVERNHFIQRLAQRLNVSFPSQPQSPFQAVTWDQLREMHREGLDIASHTMSHPLLSTLDSHSLHQELHMSANRIQQELGFMPLGICYPNGREEDISPAVIHQAQSLGYHYGVLARNYPSNAEHVFLLGRVSAQQDFTYFKWSLSRQQPITDQVPFDY from the coding sequence ATGAACTCAACCAAGCGCGTGCTACTGGAATCGATTGAAAAATTGGGCGGTTTCCGCCTGATGCAATGGCGATACAAAAATAAGCCACAGATTCTCATGTACCATCGCGTTATTGATATGCCGAGTGTGCGTGGAATGACTCCCGCCCTCTTTGAAAGGCAACTGATTTATTTGCGCAATCATTTTCGTATAGTCCCCATGCAAACCCTGGTAGCAGAATTAAAAACGGGCAACATACAGCCCTATACATTGGCACTGACATTCGATGATGGCCATTTTGATTTTTATGCTCACGCCTGGCCATTACTCAGGAAATACAAGCTCCCGGCCACACTCTATATTACTACCGGATTTGTGGATGGAACCCATTGGCTCTGGCCGGACCTTATCAAATACTTGTTGACGACACACACCCTGGTAGGTGAGGGCCGGGATAGCATCGAACTCCAGCCATTGGGACAACTATCAACATCACCAACCAATATTGATGAAACCTGGAATAAAATTGGTGATTATTGCCTTACACTGCCGGTTGTAGAGCGAAACCACTTTATTCAGCGCCTGGCCCAACGTCTAAACGTATCCTTTCCCTCCCAGCCACAATCCCCATTCCAGGCAGTGACCTGGGATCAGCTGCGCGAAATGCACAGGGAAGGACTCGATATAGCCAGCCATACCATGAGCCATCCACTCCTGAGTACACTGGACTCACACAGTTTGCATCAGGAGCTGCACATGTCTGCCAATCGTATCCAGCAAGAACTGGGGTTTATGCCCCTTGGCATTTGCTACCCCAATGGACGCGAAGAAGATATAAGCCCAGCCGTAATTCATCAAGCGCAAAGCCTGGGTTATCACTACGGAGTACTGGCGCGAAATTATCCAAGTAATGCAGAGCATGTATTTTTGTTGGGACGGGTTTCCGCACAACAGGACTTTACCTATTTTAAATGGTCCCTGTCGCGACAGCAGCCAATTACCGATCAGGTTCCGTTTGATTACTAA
- a CDS encoding phenylacetate--CoA ligase family protein, with amino-acid sequence MMLKKIDRLLGSLAYRLWDWKEGYVRLNTFNQLRQCEHWPPHQLQQWQEQRLTQLLRHAHKTSDWYKPIIERACLNLNQTITLADLQNLPITTKLDIRDNTDKFISSDYQKTSLVKAKTGGSTGVSLNLFFDRHCQKLRNGAQLYADAFSGWKPGARIAAIWGNPPTPRTLKQKIRAFLLDRMIYLDTMDLNPQSMAAFVTRWRSFQPDMIFGHAHSIYLFAKYLHEQQIIDLNPQGIVATSMMLLDHERQLIEQTFGCKVSNRYGCEEVGLIAVECEQHQGMHINSPHIILECLNEQGQPCAPGETGKLVITDLNNWGMPLIRYRVEDMGVLTHRVCSCGRTTPLLGRLEGRVADFLKKPDGGQVAGVSLVERTLTKIPGVEQMQLVQENLYEIIIHRVKGVEYTSQTDILLMEEFRQVFDDRINLIIRDVEKIPQEKSGKYRFSICKI; translated from the coding sequence ATGATGCTAAAAAAAATTGATCGCTTACTTGGCAGTCTGGCTTATAGGCTTTGGGATTGGAAAGAGGGATACGTCCGTCTGAATACATTCAACCAACTCAGACAGTGCGAACACTGGCCACCGCACCAGTTGCAACAATGGCAAGAGCAGCGGCTGACACAACTATTGCGCCATGCCCACAAAACCAGCGATTGGTACAAGCCTATCATTGAACGCGCATGCCTAAACCTGAACCAAACGATCACCTTGGCAGACTTACAAAATCTGCCCATCACCACAAAGCTGGATATTCGCGACAATACTGACAAATTCATCAGCTCTGATTATCAAAAAACATCTTTGGTAAAAGCTAAAACAGGTGGCTCAACAGGGGTATCCCTGAATTTATTTTTTGATCGACATTGCCAGAAACTACGCAATGGTGCCCAGCTCTATGCAGATGCGTTTAGTGGCTGGAAGCCCGGCGCACGTATCGCAGCAATATGGGGAAACCCCCCAACGCCCAGAACACTTAAACAGAAAATACGCGCCTTTCTATTGGATCGAATGATTTATCTAGACACCATGGATCTTAACCCCCAATCCATGGCAGCGTTTGTCACACGCTGGCGATCATTCCAGCCTGACATGATTTTTGGCCATGCTCACTCCATCTACTTATTCGCCAAATATCTCCATGAACAACAGATTATTGACCTTAACCCCCAGGGCATAGTGGCAACATCCATGATGCTGCTGGATCATGAGCGACAATTAATTGAGCAGACATTTGGCTGCAAAGTATCGAATCGCTATGGCTGCGAGGAAGTAGGCTTAATCGCCGTTGAATGTGAGCAGCATCAGGGCATGCATATCAATAGTCCCCATATCATCCTCGAATGTCTCAATGAGCAAGGCCAGCCCTGTGCTCCCGGCGAAACAGGAAAGCTGGTCATCACAGACTTAAATAATTGGGGCATGCCGCTCATTCGCTACCGTGTGGAAGATATGGGCGTTTTGACCCATCGAGTGTGCAGCTGTGGACGCACCACTCCACTCCTTGGGCGCCTGGAAGGGCGTGTTGCGGATTTTCTCAAAAAGCCGGATGGCGGACAGGTAGCCGGGGTATCGTTGGTTGAGCGAACACTGACCAAAATACCGGGCGTGGAACAAATGCAACTGGTTCAGGAAAACCTATATGAAATTATTATCCATCGGGTAAAAGGCGTTGAATATACAAGTCAGACGGATATATTGCTCATGGAAGAGTTTCGACAAGTATTTGATGACCGTATTAATTTGATTATCAGGGACGTAGAAAAGATTCCGCAGGAGAAATCCGGGAAATACAGGTTTTCGATATGCAAGATTTAA